The following are from one region of the Chloracidobacterium sp. genome:
- a CDS encoding methyl-accepting chemotaxis protein, with the protein MEYRHADSVLSSLRSRVWLAVCVLAVINCVAGLTAYLASTYIFSNPMIPVAAGFAISMIVTIAYGRWLADEVVRPVEKVNLAAKSLERSSSASLPATTGSTETDEILDSLQRSSRQMNNLLSLMENVAAGNTNVAVEPLGESDRLSAAFQKLVLKVTNSIDSKEELENLTRSLKTINEDIKAIRSGSLELEIQSDSPLTEEIAAAFNILFAQSKAIARSIRIDLNEAGHAIPAAIEKMRLGSDAADASAASINKTIGLVKESQDRTKQYASELTPFVSSVDRFDALFGSGRNGTIEVSESVSLLRRHTVDLQRKWKKLRETTQALHGVVRLAEDIARRSNLISLNSSIGANGRSGGDLATIADEFSALSDRSLRLQKEIVGVNKCLDQDIEETDASIRDIVTSTVGVADNTSSALESLSKIQPMISQLSDLPGRLAQIAADNEKDKEHLLRSLTNSYFEMESSVVLLRESEESIRLLEHSIRSSLVAADDLGSLKAASLPFGPTDISDTQDYYPSLDTVGDPEMLELPGEN; encoded by the coding sequence ATGGAGTATAGACACGCCGATTCTGTATTGAGCTCATTGCGCTCCCGCGTATGGCTTGCCGTTTGCGTGCTCGCCGTGATCAACTGCGTCGCCGGACTGACCGCCTACCTGGCCTCTACTTACATCTTCTCTAACCCGATGATCCCGGTCGCGGCCGGATTTGCGATCTCGATGATCGTGACCATCGCTTACGGACGGTGGCTTGCCGACGAAGTGGTCAGGCCGGTAGAGAAGGTCAATCTTGCGGCAAAGAGCCTTGAACGAAGTTCCTCGGCATCCCTGCCGGCCACAACCGGTTCGACCGAGACTGACGAGATACTCGATAGCCTGCAAAGAAGCAGCCGTCAGATGAACAACCTTCTTTCGTTGATGGAGAATGTTGCTGCCGGCAATACGAATGTCGCGGTCGAGCCGCTTGGAGAATCAGATAGGCTTAGTGCAGCTTTTCAGAAACTCGTCCTTAAGGTCACAAACTCGATCGATTCAAAGGAAGAACTTGAGAATCTGACAAGATCTTTGAAAACGATCAATGAAGATATCAAAGCGATCCGTTCCGGCAGTCTCGAACTCGAGATACAGAGCGATTCACCTTTGACCGAAGAGATCGCCGCGGCTTTCAATATACTTTTCGCCCAGAGTAAAGCGATAGCGCGGTCGATCAGGATCGATCTTAACGAAGCGGGTCACGCAATTCCCGCTGCGATCGAGAAAATGCGTCTTGGAAGCGATGCTGCCGACGCCAGTGCCGCATCGATCAACAAAACGATCGGTTTAGTAAAGGAATCGCAGGATCGAACAAAGCAATATGCGTCCGAATTGACTCCGTTTGTCTCTTCGGTCGATCGGTTCGACGCCCTTTTCGGATCGGGCCGAAACGGCACGATCGAGGTCTCGGAAAGCGTCAGTCTGCTTCGCCGGCACACCGTCGACCTCCAGCGCAAGTGGAAAAAACTTCGCGAAACGACTCAGGCTTTGCACGGAGTTGTTCGCCTCGCCGAAGACATCGCCCGGCGATCCAATCTGATCTCGCTGAATTCGTCGATCGGTGCGAACGGGCGATCCGGCGGCGATCTGGCCACGATAGCTGACGAATTCTCGGCTCTATCCGACCGTTCACTCAGGCTGCAGAAGGAGATCGTCGGCGTCAATAAATGTCTCGATCAGGACATCGAGGAGACCGATGCCTCGATCCGCGACATTGTCACATCGACGGTCGGCGTCGCCGACAACACATCGTCCGCCCTTGAATCGCTCTCGAAGATACAGCCAATGATCAGTCAGCTTTCCGATCTGCCGGGCAGGCTGGCACAAATAGCGGCCGACAATGAAAAGGACAAAGAGCACCTGCTTCGTTCTCTGACAAATTCATATTTCGAAATGGAGAGCAGCGTGGTTCTTCTACGAGAGTCTGAAGAGTCTATCCGTTTACTCGAACACTCGATTCGGTCGTCGCTTGTCGCGGCGGATGATCTCGGTTCGTTAAAGGCAGCCTCCCTTCCTTTCGGCCCGACGGACATTTCTGACACACAAGATTACTACCCTAGCCTCGATACGGTCGGCGATCCGGAGATGCTCGAGTTGCCGGGTGAAAACTAA
- a CDS encoding purine-binding chemotaxis protein CheW: MELSNFELELVPPGQTRGQATYDAPGTAPESTSLHKFVSFGLGSKTYCLPAELVEEVSNPLPTTRLPGTPPGVAGIAPLRGDIVAVIDLRSLLNERNLTTTNRSKFIISRTEGTDMRVAFPVDRVFEMIEIDLDHNIVPANATDTLLFGSGAVGDTEFNLIDPDKLRHVLAQEHSD; encoded by the coding sequence ATGGAACTTTCGAATTTTGAATTAGAACTTGTTCCTCCGGGACAAACGCGTGGGCAGGCGACGTACGATGCCCCAGGAACCGCTCCCGAATCAACGTCACTTCACAAATTCGTTTCATTTGGCCTTGGATCCAAAACGTATTGTCTTCCCGCGGAACTTGTCGAAGAGGTGTCTAATCCCCTGCCGACGACGCGTCTTCCCGGAACGCCGCCGGGGGTTGCCGGTATTGCCCCGCTTCGAGGCGACATTGTTGCCGTGATCGACCTGAGAAGCCTTCTGAATGAACGGAACCTCACGACGACCAACCGTTCTAAATTCATCATTTCGCGAACCGAAGGTACGGACATGCGGGTTGCATTTCCGGTCGATCGGGTTTTCGAGATGATCGAGATCGACCTGGATCATAACATCGTTCCCGCCAATGCGACCGACACCCTTCTTTTCGGGTCAGGTGCAGTGGGCGATACGGAGTTTAACCTGATCGACCCCGATAAACTGCGGCATGTTCTTGCACAAGAACATTCCGATTAG
- a CDS encoding response regulator — MAKGKKILVVDDSPTIRKLITGKLEKSGHEVYCASDGVDAMEQLQALQPDLILLDITMPRMDGYQVCKLIRGNDATKDVPVVMISGKDGFFDKVRGRMAGTSGYITKPFGPETLMKVVEGYLNNGH, encoded by the coding sequence ATGGCGAAAGGAAAGAAGATACTGGTCGTTGATGATAGTCCGACGATCCGTAAGCTGATCACGGGCAAACTCGAAAAAAGCGGCCACGAGGTCTATTGCGCGTCGGACGGCGTTGATGCGATGGAACAGCTTCAGGCTCTGCAGCCCGATCTGATCCTCCTCGACATCACGATGCCAAGAATGGATGGCTATCAGGTCTGCAAGCTGATCCGCGGAAACGATGCGACCAAAGACGTCCCGGTCGTGATGATCTCTGGCAAGGACGGTTTCTTTGACAAAGTACGCGGACGGATGGCCGGCACGTCAGGATACATCACCAAACCCTTCGGACCCGAAACGCTGATGAAGGTCGTCGAAGGCTACCTTAATAACGGACACTGA